The genomic DNA CAAAAATTGTTAAAAGGGGTGCATATtatatttgatattaaaatattaGGATTACAAACTAATTTTCAAAGTAAATATCCAGTTTTAATTTTGAATGAAATGTGTAATTTGTAAAATGTAATTAACTCAACTAAAATTAATGATTCTTTGGCCATTTTTTCCTATTATATTTCCTTAAAGAATTATTTGGCTGGTTGAAATTAGGAGCCGGGCATGACCGATAAAtgttactccctctgtccctcccatttgtttacactttctttttttggatgtcccatccaattgtttacatttcaaaaatttccaaaaatagtaaggtttttataatttttaaaataactacatccactacttctctccactatacccactttatacatataatattaatcggtcccactactttactcacttttttaacttttctccactattttatcatttttcttaaactccgcgccccacccaaatgtaaacatttgggagggacggagggagtataatttATTAACTATATTTGGCACAGCATGCAAGTTTATGAAACATGTATCGACTTTAATTATATTTGGAGTAAACTAGGTAAAGTTGTGCAATATGATTATTTATTGCTTTTATTATTCGAGAAGGTAGCTAAGGTGAGAATATTATTACAGACTTTACCGAGTAACAGGGTTGGAACgaatttttatttttactttaaCAAGTTTATTATTTTACCGGGGATATTGTGTTTATTATATTGTGATTggataaaaatattattttagcgagattattattttattaattattattattttatcaaaCTTTAATTGTAGTTATCTCAAAATAGTGGTATTTGGCCGTCgtttcaaaatataaaaataatattgattatcatattgaaaatttgaaaatttgaTTATCAAAATGCTAAAACGAGTTAAGTTGATTCAACATTTTTCATTTGTAAGTTGCATAATTTTTATTACAGTAAAGTTATTATCATTTTTATAATgatattaattttttatatataaaaaatatgaaGTAGATTTGTTATTTACCTAAAGTTGtaatataaattaaatttaaacaatAGCACTGTTTTTTTGGCACCATATAATAATTTGTATGTTCTTTGCGAATTTACTTGATTTTTTAATGCTTAAATCGTTTTAAAAAATAACAAAATGAAGAAATTAACTGAATAATTTGACAGTGTTCATATAATGCAATTCAAAAATTCCAACTCCATAATAATTAGCTAACGAAGAATACTCTATATCATAATTTGTTATTTTCTGTACTTGCTCAATATCACATTTCATATTTTTCTCTTTTGTAAATTGTATCAATTCCGAATAGCGTTAGTACCTCCCCAGCTCATCGTGGGGATGTTTTATTTAATACTGCttatcatttttattttatactgcTTATCAGTAAAagtttataaaaaataattgcaGTGCAGGCTATCAGGCTCTAAGGGCTTGGAGTTGCAACAAACATCATATCTGCAGAGACAATGCAGTATCACTTGATAAGTTTAGCAACACAAAACTTGAAACACAAATGAAGGGCACATACTTTCTTTCAGGGAGTACCTAATTCATTATGAGCTATGCTGTTCTACCAATTGAGCTAGCCTTGAATTTGCAGGTCTTATTCCCAAGTAAGAGCGACATTTAACATAGAGAATCTGATGACACAACCATTACACTATAGGAGAGAACATGATATAAAAGGAATCCCAGACGAAGACAAGGGGGTTTCAGTTAAAGGGCTTTTTCCGAATCAGACTAAGCAGAGACTTTAGTCACGGGGTCTTGCACCAACAGGAATACGACCCCGACTTATTTTCTAAATCCAAATAGCATTAGCATTAAGGGTAATCCACGTCAATATAGGAAGACAGATGCAACTACTAGGTGGCATGATGTCCCCAACCGCCCCTCTCATTGTAGCCATAACTCCTTCCACTGTTACGACCGTCATGCGACTGTCCACCGTAATTAAATCCTCCACCAACACGGTTATAGCTATAGCCATCTTGACCCAAACCACGACCACGATGATCAAAACCATGACCTCCGCGATCAAAACCATTACCACTGCGACCATATCCACGGCCACCATGGCCAACTCGATGCCGTGCAGAATTACCAAACGTCTGCAAAATTAATGGTCAACTGCCAGTATAAAAGTTTATAGAAGTAATCATCAGTGAAAAAGTACGAGGGTTGAAGAAAAAATTGGGTGCCAAAATTCCCTAGTTGTCATTGTTAGCTCCCTTTTCTCAAAGGTTTAAACAAAAAGATTGTAAAAAGAGAAACAACCCTttctttaaattatttttaaaaagcaAACTCTAAAAGCAAATGAGTTGAGATCAGGACACATATTCCCTGGCATATCAAGTAAAGGTCAATGCTAACTGGACTGTTACCTCTGTATTAAATTTCTTTCCTTCAGAGAAAATGGACCTCCCTCTATGTGATCCACCAGTAGCATTGGAAGAAAGTGAATCGAAAAAGTCATCCTTTACGTAAACAGGCTGACAAACATGAACAAGATTAGCCCATAAATGTATTAAGGAAAAGAGAATGTGAACAATTAATCCAAAAACAGTCTGATGATTGAGTTGAGGAAGTTGCATCTACTTTGTCAAGTTATGCTGAAGTATTGCATAATGTAAACATGGGAGATTAATAATACCTTGGTCTCAGAAGTTTTTTCAACATTATCTTTGTCTCGAGAATATCCATCCTCTAGGGTTGCATTCTTCTTACCAAGTTGACCCCATACTTCATCCTTATTAAACTTTTCATTCATTGAAACAAAATCAAAGTCCTCTGTGAAGTTCGTGACATTATGTGATGCCTGAAAAGTTATTAGGAGCACTGTTAACTGTTAAAATCTTAATAAGAATGTGAACTTGATAAAATTTCCTTTCCCCAACCTAAGTGATGCTTAACATTtcattataaaaattattaaCCAAGAAACAGTGAAAGCAAAATGGTAGGACTAATATACAAAAAACAAAAGATTTTTACCCAATGTCCTCGGCCTCTGCCCCTTCCTCTGTTATTGTGATGACTGTGTAAAGGATCTCCATGTATCTAGAAATTTAAAGAACGTAGATTTATCAAGAATAACAAAAAATGTAGGACAACTTTCACCAACATTGATCCAATCCAAAGTAGATAATCAAGATGCATGAATGGTTTATCAACAATTATAACTTAATTCACGTTGTACCATATATTCAACAGTCACTCTTATAACAAAAATGCTTCTTGGTTGGATTCAATTAGATGACATAAAATTTGGGAAGATGGAATACATACAATGCAACTCAACTTCACAAGATTTTGTCAAATTGGACGAGTAATGTAATGGAATGAATATATTTTATATaagatactccctccgtccctccaggttctttacattgggggacgggggatcggcacgcattttaaggaTCCCGTATAGCAGTGTTGTTAAAAGCGCGTTGCGCTTATACTCCAGGAGCGCTTTGCGCTTCAGTGCGCATCTCGCGTTTAATAACACTGCCGTAAAGTATGGttccctaaataattttaaatatttttttcttttgaataaaaatatgatGTTCAAATTTTTGTagagaaaaagaaattttttaaaataaattatagaactatactttatagtaGCCTTAATGCGTGTCAAGCATAAGGAAAAAGTATGTAAAGAAATgagtgggacggagggagtaatagaTTTTACTAGTCTAAAATTTTTTTGATAGATATTCTTGAATTCTTAGCATCACTTCCTGCCTTGAAATATTTTATGGAGGCCTAAGGGGAAGAAGCAAGTTTTTGTCACACAATTTCATACCATGGCACATAGATTATAAATAATAACTGATGATTATGGCATGGTTAAACTCGGCATACTGTGTCATAATGAAAATCTAGGGAGGGTTATTATAGAACGGTCTTAAGTGCACTAAGCAAAGATGTATGTAGGTTCATCCTAGTAGGGTCTTCTACAAATTAGCTTCATATAGTCATAAGGTTGGGTGATGAACCGAATGCACCAAAATTACATTATCATATGGTCTTATTCAGCAGCCTTAAAAAAGGAGTAAGCCATGAAGAAAATACAGATAAAGAGTTAGAATTTGAATAACGTTTTAAATAGATTGGAGACTAGATAACCTAAATCAACTGAAATTGACAGTTTAAAAATAGATTGGAGACTAGAGAGAAAATTGAAAGTTCAAAAAAACAATATTACATTATTCTAAAACTACAGAAAGTTCATGTTTAAGGAATATGTTCAACAAAATTATGGCAACACGAGATAATTAGATCAATATACCTTGTAATCCACTGACGTGGGTAGAGGCAAGAGTGGTGCCTGAGCTCCTGGAATTGTTTGTAGTCGTGGTACAGTTGATACCTGAACCATCTCAACATCTTTCTGAATGGATTGTGAAGACAGGGAAGAAGGCATTATGGCTGTTCCTGGCTGCATAAATTGATTTGGTGTTACCAAAGGCGGAGCTAAGCCCCTATTTGAAAAAGAACCAGATGAACCAGAAACATGCTGTTCAGATTCAAAGATATTATTAAATGTCAGTGTTGGCTCTGAAGATTTAGGTTGGACAGCTCCAGCTGCAGGAAAGGCACTCTCATCCAATATTGTAGTTGGTGGAGTTTCCAACTGCAGACTAGATGTACTCATATCAGCAGAACACGGACCTTGCATACGACCTTTATTAGGGTTTAAAACTGTTGTTGAGTCTGAAGGTAATGCAGACGAGTGCGAAGGAAGCAATGGTGAATGTACATTTGGAGTGGTAGGTCTAAAAGATGGCAGCAAAGGAGACAGGGTATCTAAAAATGGAGGAATAGGTACAGTGGAAGACCTACTAGGTAGCGATGAACTTGTGGCAGGATATGGCATTGTCTGATGTACAGAAGGGGGTGTCACTAATCTAGATGGTGGTTGGAGCAAAGACT from Apium graveolens cultivar Ventura chromosome 5, ASM990537v1, whole genome shotgun sequence includes the following:
- the LOC141723819 gene encoding protein decapping 5-like, which gives rise to MEASRSTNPSPDSYVGSLISLISKAEIRYEGILFNINTQESSIALRNVRSFGSEGRKKDGPQVPPSDKVYEYILFRGSDIKDLHVKSSPPVQTTESIYNDPAIIQSHIPQEAATSTSLPHSGTRSQHDFNSYTSQLGLPKSSPQSSAPSYQPGGSLGSWGSSYPLPTTNSIMPAPTYLQGIQGASDGLQAQQQSLLQPPSRLVTPPSVHQTMPYPATSSSLPSRSSTVPIPPFLDTLSPLLPSFRPTTPNVHSPLLPSHSSALPSDSTTVLNPNKGRMQGPCSADMSTSSLQLETPPTTILDESAFPAAGAVQPKSSEPTLTFNNIFESEQHVSGSSGSFSNRGLAPPLVTPNQFMQPGTAIMPSSLSSQSIQKDVEMVQVSTVPRLQTIPGAQAPLLPLPTSVDYKIHGDPLHSHHNNRGRGRGRGHWASHNVTNFTEDFDFVSMNEKFNKDEVWGQLGKKNATLEDGYSRDKDNVEKTSETKPVYVKDDFFDSLSSNATGGSHRGRSIFSEGKKFNTETFGNSARHRVGHGGRGYGRSGNGFDRGGHGFDHRGRGLGQDGYSYNRVGGGFNYGGQSHDGRNSGRSYGYNERGGWGHHAT